A genomic stretch from Acidimicrobiales bacterium includes:
- a CDS encoding fibronectin type III domain-containing protein, translating to MPRSTPSSLAMAMRRLMASVGALTMLAAASAVPELGLFTPAAAASPWDQIGRDIDGATAGDQSGYSLALSDDGTRLAVGAVRDDGTHAGYVRVFQWTGSAWSQMGADIDAESVNDESGYSVALSADGSRLAVGARLNNGAANFAGHVRVFQWTGSAWQQVGADIDGEAQYEQSGYSVALSADGARLAVGAPGGDSNRGLVRVYLWSGTTWTQLGETISGDTVSDTSGWSVALSDDGTRLAVGSPGNDDSAPNAGRVSVFTWTGSAWTRMGFVDGEAPGDFSGRSVALSADGSRLAVGAAKNDDAGADAGHVRVYSWSGAAWMPLGADIDGQSANDQSGASVALSADGSRLAVGATGAGPGQVRIFLWTGSTWLQSGANVIGEAADDRSGTSVAMAADGVAFAVGAPRNDGAGDNAGHVRVHGSLTPTPVPGPPLDVSGVASDSQVTVSWSAPLSDGGSPITGYSVTASPGGATCSTSGALSCTVAGLTNGTAYTFAVMATNGEGTGPPSAVPGWLTPATLPGAPTGATARLSGETEAVVWWTAPESNGGSAIVSYTVTASPGGASCETTGALSCTVSGLTAGETYAFTVAATNGIGTGPPSAASETVVATAPDAPTGVIAVAGDATATVSWSAPVSDGGSPITIYTATAIPGGATCSTAVLLSCTVTGLTNDIAHTFTVTATNAIGTSPASTATAPVTPTGPSGEVTSVVPGTPTSVAASPGDRAATVTWVAPAPGSGAPVTGYTATAWPGGATCSTTAALTCTVTGLTNGVTYSITVVASSAGVTGMPSAPAVSVTPTTNPPDDGDVGAGSVVNLPATLAPCPTPALPFTDTAQVISEADVACLFGLGITTGTSATTYSPDGLVDRNQMASFLARLWRAAGLECPSPALPFTDIAQVISQSDIACLYGLDITTGTSPTTYGPHGLVDRNQMASFLARLWRAAGLECPAPTVPFTDIGSVISEADVACIYGLGITTGTSPTTYSPDGLGGLVDRDQMASFLARMWRAIGDS from the coding sequence GTGCCCCGTTCGACCCCCTCTTCCCTGGCGATGGCGATGCGACGCCTCATGGCGTCGGTCGGTGCACTCACGATGCTGGCCGCGGCTTCGGCGGTACCCGAACTCGGCCTGTTCACGCCGGCGGCGGCCGCATCGCCCTGGGACCAGATCGGCCGCGACATCGACGGCGCGACGGCAGGTGACCAGTCCGGCTACTCGCTGGCGTTGTCCGACGACGGCACCCGACTCGCCGTGGGCGCCGTTCGCGACGACGGCACCCATGCCGGCTACGTCCGGGTGTTCCAGTGGACGGGTTCGGCCTGGAGCCAGATGGGGGCCGACATCGATGCGGAGTCGGTCAACGACGAATCGGGATACTCCGTGGCGTTGTCGGCCGACGGTTCCCGACTCGCCGTGGGTGCGCGGCTCAACAACGGCGCCGCGAACTTCGCCGGGCACGTGCGGGTCTTCCAGTGGACGGGTTCGGCCTGGCAGCAGGTGGGCGCCGACATCGACGGCGAAGCGCAGTACGAACAGTCCGGCTACTCGGTGGCGTTGTCCGCCGACGGTGCCCGACTCGCCGTCGGCGCGCCCGGGGGCGACTCGAACCGCGGGCTCGTGCGCGTGTACCTGTGGTCGGGCACAACGTGGACCCAGCTCGGAGAGACGATCTCCGGCGACACCGTGTCGGACACGTCGGGCTGGTCCGTGGCGCTGTCGGACGATGGCACTCGACTGGCCGTGGGTTCACCCGGCAACGACGACTCGGCCCCGAACGCGGGGCGCGTGTCGGTGTTCACCTGGACGGGTTCGGCGTGGACACGGATGGGGTTCGTGGACGGCGAAGCGCCAGGCGACTTCTCCGGTCGATCGGTTGCCCTGTCGGCGGACGGGTCCCGTCTCGCCGTCGGGGCGGCCAAGAACGACGACGCGGGAGCGGACGCCGGACATGTGCGGGTGTATTCGTGGTCCGGCGCGGCGTGGATGCCGCTGGGGGCCGACATCGACGGCCAGTCGGCGAACGACCAATCGGGCGCGTCGGTGGCCTTGTCGGCCGACGGATCACGCCTCGCCGTCGGGGCGACGGGAGCCGGACCGGGGCAGGTCCGGATCTTCCTGTGGACGGGTTCGACATGGTTGCAGTCGGGTGCGAACGTCATCGGCGAGGCGGCCGACGACCGATCGGGCACGTCGGTGGCCATGGCCGCCGACGGCGTCGCCTTCGCGGTCGGCGCGCCACGCAACGACGGCGCGGGAGACAACGCCGGCCACGTACGGGTCCATGGTTCACTGACCCCGACACCGGTGCCGGGACCGCCGCTCGACGTGAGCGGTGTGGCGAGCGATTCCCAGGTCACGGTGTCGTGGTCGGCACCGCTGTCCGATGGCGGTTCGCCCATCACCGGGTACTCGGTGACGGCATCGCCGGGCGGCGCGACCTGCTCGACGTCGGGTGCACTGTCGTGCACGGTGGCCGGACTCACGAACGGGACCGCATACACGTTCGCGGTGATGGCGACCAACGGCGAAGGGACCGGTCCGCCTTCGGCCGTGCCGGGTTGGCTGACACCGGCGACGCTCCCCGGGGCCCCCACCGGCGCGACCGCACGGCTGTCGGGCGAGACCGAGGCGGTCGTGTGGTGGACGGCGCCCGAATCGAACGGGGGGTCGGCCATCGTCTCCTACACGGTGACGGCATCGCCGGGCGGCGCGAGCTGCGAGACCACCGGCGCACTGTCGTGCACCGTCAGCGGACTCACGGCGGGCGAGACCTACGCCTTCACGGTCGCCGCCACCAACGGGATCGGCACCGGCCCGCCCTCGGCGGCATCCGAGACCGTCGTGGCGACGGCGCCCGACGCCCCGACGGGGGTGATCGCCGTGGCCGGCGACGCCACTGCCACGGTGTCGTGGTCGGCACCCGTCTCCGACGGCGGGTCGCCCATCACGATCTACACGGCGACTGCGATCCCGGGCGGCGCGACCTGCTCGACCGCAGTGCTCCTGTCCTGCACCGTCACCGGCCTCACCAACGACATCGCCCACACCTTCACCGTGACCGCCACCAACGCCATCGGCACCAGCCCCGCATCGACCGCCACCGCACCCGTGACCCCGACGGGGCCGTCCGGGGAGGTCACCTCGGTCGTTCCGGGCACGCCGACGAGCGTGGCCGCATCGCCCGGCGACCGGGCGGCCACGGTCACGTGGGTGGCACCCGCGCCGGGCAGCGGAGCGCCGGTCACCGGCTACACGGCGACCGCGTGGCCGGGCGGCGCGACCTGTTCGACCACGGCGGCGCTGACCTGCACGGTGACCGGGTTGACCAACGGCGTGACCTACTCGATCACCGTCGTCGCGAGCTCCGCCGGCGTCACCGGCATGCCGTCGGCGCCCGCGGTCTCGGTGACACCGACGACGAACCCGCCGGACGACGGCGATGTCGGAGCGGGCTCCGTCGTGAACCTCCCGGCCACGCTCGCCCCGTGCCCGACCCCCGCCCTGCCGTTCACCGACACCGCCCAGGTGATCTCCGAAGCCGACGTTGCCTGCCTGTTCGGACTCGGCATCACCACCGGCACCTCGGCCACCACCTACAGCCCCGACGGCCTCGTCGACCGCAACCAGATGGCCTCCTTCCTCGCCCGCCTCTGGCGCGCCGCCGGACTCGAATGCCCGAGCCCCGCCCTGCCGTTCACCGACATCGCCCAGGTCATCTCACAGTCGGACATCGCCTGCCTCTACGGGCTCGACATCACCACCGGCACCTCTCCCACCACCTATGGCCCCCACGGCCTCGTCGACCGCAACCAGATGGCCTCCTTCCTCGCCCGCCTCTGGCGCGCCGCCGGACTCGAATGCCCGGCGCCGACGGTGCCGTTCACCGACATCGGCTCGGTCATCTCGGAGGCGGACGTGGCCTGCATCTACGGGCTCGGCATCACCACCGGCACCTCCCCCACCACCTACAGCCCCGATGGCCTCGGAGGCCTCGTCGACCGCGACCAGATGGCGTCGTTCCTCGCCCGCATGTGGCGCGCGATCGGCGACTCCTGA
- a CDS encoding PspC domain-containing protein, producing MSEESTTDDTTQELPPAPPPGDPIGPRRLRRSNDDRMIAGVSGGIADYFGIDPIIVRLAFVALALLGGSGIGLYLIAWLVMPHAHEDESMAINALRGGHRPGGRAFLAVGLLLVGIVVLSGSLFWLPLGDGLFLPLLILAAGIALLVWPADGTDWHDRWHRHDAEWRSEREAVRSEWRRERDEWRESRHQWRHGYRQGVQGQGVQEQGVQEQGVQPEGATDAPAPARPPRSARRRPRPAPFLGPIGLALLLAFAGLTVFADRVGWWSTDPAAFFAICLMVIGVVLVVSAFAGRARGLIWLGLLLLPIAWAVAAVDLTWWDGVGEELITVDSLDELADEYRWGVGQLHIDLGDLDLDGEDRDLAIGLTVGELKIWVPDTLGVDIDLDGRLGSVIVSDHDLRLNDDGVDVALERSVGDPAGGTLHLDVDLGIGEAEVIVCGGGTIPCP from the coding sequence ATGAGCGAAGAGTCGACCACCGACGACACCACCCAGGAGCTCCCCCCGGCTCCTCCCCCCGGCGATCCCATCGGTCCCCGGCGTCTCCGTCGCAGCAATGACGACCGGATGATCGCCGGCGTGAGTGGTGGGATCGCCGACTACTTCGGCATCGATCCGATCATCGTGCGCCTGGCCTTCGTGGCGCTCGCCCTGCTCGGCGGCAGCGGAATCGGGTTGTATCTCATCGCGTGGCTGGTGATGCCGCACGCCCACGAGGACGAGAGCATGGCGATCAACGCATTGCGCGGCGGTCATCGACCGGGTGGCCGGGCCTTCCTCGCCGTCGGCCTCTTGCTCGTGGGGATCGTCGTGCTTTCGGGCTCGCTGTTCTGGCTGCCGCTCGGCGATGGGCTCTTCCTGCCGCTCCTCATCCTGGCGGCGGGCATCGCGCTGCTGGTGTGGCCCGCCGACGGAACGGACTGGCACGACCGCTGGCACCGCCACGACGCCGAGTGGCGCAGCGAACGCGAGGCGGTCCGTTCCGAGTGGCGTCGGGAACGCGACGAATGGCGTGAGAGTCGACACCAGTGGCGTCACGGCTATCGGCAGGGCGTTCAGGGGCAGGGTGTTCAGGAGCAGGGTGTTCAGGAACAGGGTGTGCAGCCCGAGGGAGCGACCGACGCCCCGGCACCGGCCCGGCCACCTCGCTCGGCCCGGCGCCGACCTCGCCCGGCACCGTTCCTCGGCCCGATCGGCCTCGCGCTGCTCCTCGCGTTCGCCGGCCTCACCGTGTTCGCCGATCGGGTCGGCTGGTGGAGCACCGACCCGGCCGCGTTCTTCGCCATCTGCCTCATGGTCATCGGCGTGGTGCTCGTCGTCTCGGCCTTCGCTGGACGGGCCCGAGGCCTCATCTGGCTCGGTCTCTTGCTGCTGCCGATCGCCTGGGCCGTCGCCGCGGTCGACCTCACCTGGTGGGACGGCGTCGGTGAGGAGTTGATCACCGTCGACAGCCTCGATGAACTCGCTGACGAGTACCGATGGGGGGTCGGCCAGCTCCACATCGACCTCGGCGACCTCGACCTCGACGGCGAGGATCGCGACCTCGCCATCGGCCTCACCGTGGGCGAGCTCAAGATCTGGGTGCCCGACACGCTCGGCGTCGACATCGACCTCGACGGTCGACTCGGGTCGGTCATCGTCAGCGACCACGACCTGCGCCTCAACGACGACGGTGTCGACGTCGCCCTCGAACGCAGTGTCGGCGACCCGGCCGGTGGCACCCTGCATCTCGACGTCGACCTCGGCATCGGCGAGGCCGAAGTCATCGTCTGCGGCGGCGGGACGATCCCATGCCCATAG
- a CDS encoding Gfo/Idh/MocA family oxidoreductase has protein sequence MTIRIGFVGCGLIAGFHAFGLSRVVDADIVAAYDIDAERSRAFAAAHGAQVATSVDDVVAAVDAVYVTTWTAAHPAAVEQVAAAGLPVFCEKPLGVDLPTARAMLDTVQRAGVVNQVGLVLRSSPAFRWLHHEVRSGEHGEPMSMVFRDDQYLPTRGMYASTWRGDPALAGAGALLEHSIHDLDLIEWIMGDIVSVNCTTAHAHGIDGIEDQASVILRTADGAQAVLSSTWHDIDARPSQRSVEVFCRLRYLAVEGDWFGPVRWQDADGEPATLEGKELVNAALAHDGIAGAPDADFVAAVREGRPAHPDFSVAVRAHELADAAYRSAAADGAPMSVARDTVTRSDAPPPSD, from the coding sequence ATGACCATTCGCATCGGGTTCGTCGGCTGTGGATTGATCGCCGGCTTCCACGCCTTCGGGCTCTCGCGGGTCGTCGATGCCGACATCGTGGCCGCGTACGACATCGACGCGGAACGGAGCCGTGCGTTCGCCGCCGCCCACGGCGCACAAGTCGCCACCTCGGTCGACGATGTCGTCGCTGCCGTCGACGCCGTCTACGTCACCACCTGGACGGCCGCGCACCCGGCCGCGGTCGAGCAGGTCGCCGCCGCCGGTCTCCCGGTGTTCTGCGAGAAGCCGCTCGGCGTCGACCTACCGACCGCCCGGGCGATGCTCGACACCGTGCAACGAGCAGGCGTCGTCAACCAGGTCGGCCTCGTCCTGCGATCCTCACCGGCCTTTCGCTGGTTGCACCACGAAGTCCGCTCCGGCGAGCACGGGGAACCCATGAGCATGGTGTTCCGCGACGACCAGTACCTCCCCACGCGGGGGATGTACGCGTCCACGTGGCGCGGTGATCCCGCCCTCGCCGGTGCGGGCGCTCTGCTCGAACACTCCATCCACGATCTCGACCTGATCGAGTGGATCATGGGCGACATCGTGTCAGTGAACTGCACCACGGCTCATGCGCACGGCATCGACGGGATCGAGGATCAGGCGAGCGTGATCCTGCGGACGGCCGACGGCGCCCAGGCCGTGTTGAGCTCGACCTGGCACGACATCGATGCCCGGCCGAGCCAGCGGTCGGTCGAGGTGTTCTGCCGTCTCCGCTACCTCGCCGTCGAAGGGGACTGGTTCGGACCGGTGCGATGGCAGGACGCCGATGGCGAGCCTGCGACGCTCGAAGGCAAGGAGCTCGTCAACGCGGCCCTGGCCCACGACGGGATCGCCGGCGCTCCCGACGCCGACTTCGTCGCCGCCGTCCGCGAGGGGCGACCGGCACACCCCGACTTCTCCGTGGCGGTGCGAGCCCACGAGCTCGCCGATGCCGCCTATCGCAGCGCCGCCGCCGACGGCGCACCGATGAGCGTGGCCCGCGACACGGTCACCAGATCCGACGCGCCGCCGCCCAGTGACTGA
- a CDS encoding DsbA family protein: MRRRLEVFADITCPFTHVGLKRVVAQLDELGADVDLVVRAWPLEWVNGEMFDAEAIAMKIGVLHDQLGVDDFAGFDPSAWPTTSIPALNLCAAAAREGTAKGLEVALAVRAALFERGADISDPAVLAEIAAAHGLPTPGTDPDPGVESDYDEGRRRGVRGSPDFWVGDTEFFCPSLDLSRNDEGELIAHFDPDGLSRFVAAAVG; this comes from the coding sequence ATGCGCAGACGTCTCGAGGTGTTCGCCGACATCACCTGCCCGTTCACCCATGTCGGCCTGAAGCGGGTGGTCGCCCAGCTCGACGAGCTCGGCGCCGATGTCGACCTGGTCGTTCGGGCATGGCCGCTCGAATGGGTCAACGGCGAGATGTTCGATGCCGAGGCCATCGCCATGAAGATCGGCGTGCTGCACGACCAGCTCGGAGTCGACGACTTCGCCGGGTTCGATCCGTCGGCCTGGCCGACCACGTCGATCCCCGCCCTCAACCTCTGCGCCGCCGCCGCCCGGGAAGGCACCGCCAAGGGCCTGGAAGTGGCCCTCGCGGTACGGGCCGCCCTCTTCGAGCGGGGAGCCGACATCTCCGACCCTGCCGTGCTGGCCGAGATCGCCGCCGCCCACGGGCTGCCGACGCCCGGGACCGATCCCGACCCAGGGGTCGAATCCGACTACGACGAGGGTCGGCGTCGCGGCGTGCGCGGGTCACCCGACTTCTGGGTGGGCGACACCGAGTTCTTCTGTCCGTCGCTCGATCTCTCCCGCAACGACGAGGGCGAGCTCATCGCCCACTTCGACCCCGACGGGCTGTCCCGGTTCGTGGCCGCTGCCGTCGGCTGA
- a CDS encoding SDR family NAD(P)-dependent oxidoreductase — protein MTEFSERFGPWAVVTGAAMGVGLAFVEEIHGRGVGVVMVDRDPTVHDVAAELSGETRAVVADVTDPAWLDTLTSEVGDLEIGLAVANAGISFVGNFLDMSAAQRQAHLDVNCKGVVDLAAWALPAMVARGRGGFVATSSGSALAGTAGVGLYSATKAFVVNLIEAVGWEIRESGVVTQAVVAPSMDTPAFRANGADHSRMMAPPVDPRTVVSRALDDLPEGGRWLADEGLEFAATVPRADRVDMMSAATTAMYPQVFES, from the coding sequence ATGACGGAATTCAGCGAACGATTCGGACCCTGGGCTGTGGTGACGGGCGCAGCGATGGGGGTGGGTCTCGCCTTTGTCGAGGAGATCCACGGGCGCGGTGTCGGTGTGGTGATGGTCGACCGCGACCCGACGGTGCACGACGTCGCCGCCGAGCTGTCCGGCGAGACACGGGCGGTGGTGGCCGACGTGACCGATCCTGCGTGGCTCGACACCCTCACGAGCGAGGTCGGCGATCTCGAGATCGGTCTCGCCGTCGCCAACGCCGGCATCAGCTTCGTCGGCAACTTCCTCGACATGTCGGCGGCCCAGCGTCAGGCCCACCTCGACGTCAACTGCAAGGGCGTCGTCGATCTCGCTGCATGGGCACTCCCTGCGATGGTGGCCCGAGGGCGGGGTGGGTTCGTCGCGACGAGTTCGGGCTCTGCGCTCGCAGGCACCGCGGGCGTCGGTCTCTACAGCGCCACGAAGGCGTTCGTCGTCAACCTGATCGAGGCCGTCGGCTGGGAGATCCGTGAGAGCGGGGTCGTGACCCAGGCCGTCGTCGCCCCGAGCATGGACACGCCGGCGTTCCGGGCGAACGGGGCCGACCATTCGCGCATGATGGCCCCACCGGTCGATCCGCGGACGGTGGTGTCGCGGGCGCTCGACGATCTGCCCGAGGGCGGTCGCTGGCTGGCCGACGAAGGACTCGAGTTCGCGGCCACCGTGCCGCGGGCAGATCGCGTCGACATGATGTCGGCGGCGACCACTGCGATGTATCCGCAGGTGTTCGAGTCGTAG
- a CDS encoding cupin domain-containing protein, whose product MEVRIRPGRAGLPHRAGELREPVVLAEGETKHRSGRLAEDTEACASPDRHPWPTWELVISGTVRVIIDGEEFLAHAGDTIHTPADVVHTYVVESNDAHIVGVRAFAGSLDIELLGPPLAV is encoded by the coding sequence GTGGAAGTTCGCATACGTCCGGGTCGGGCCGGCCTCCCACACCGTGCGGGCGAGCTCCGGGAACCGGTTGTACTCGCCGAGGGTGAGACGAAGCACCGCAGCGGCCGACTCGCTGAAGACACCGAGGCATGTGCGTCGCCCGATCGCCACCCGTGGCCGACCTGGGAGCTCGTCATCAGCGGCACGGTCAGGGTCATCATCGACGGCGAGGAGTTCCTCGCCCACGCAGGCGACACCATCCACACGCCCGCCGACGTCGTCCACACCTATGTCGTCGAGAGCAACGACGCCCACATCGTCGGTGTCCGCGCGTTCGCCGGCTCGCTCGACATCGAACTGCTCGGACCGCCGCTCGCGGTGTGA
- a CDS encoding response regulator transcription factor: protein MAAAPPRVVLVDDHQMFRSGVRSEIGDRVTVVAEADDIAAAVAVIEQWSPDVVLLDVHLPSGTGREVIEEIDAAGVDTRFLALSVSDAAEDVIDVVRAGARGYVTKSISADELVDAIIRVSEGDAVFSPRLAGFVLDAFAGGPPAAEVEDADNDLDALTTREKEVLRHLARGYTYKEIAQQLTISVKTVETHASAVLRKLQLSNRHELSHWAAARRIW from the coding sequence ATGGCAGCCGCCCCGCCCCGCGTCGTTCTGGTCGACGATCATCAGATGTTCCGCAGCGGCGTGCGCTCGGAGATCGGCGATCGGGTCACGGTCGTGGCGGAGGCCGACGACATCGCCGCCGCGGTCGCCGTGATCGAGCAGTGGTCCCCGGATGTCGTCCTCCTCGACGTGCACCTTCCCTCGGGTACCGGACGCGAGGTGATCGAGGAGATCGACGCCGCCGGTGTCGACACGCGGTTCCTCGCCCTGTCGGTCTCCGATGCCGCCGAGGACGTGATCGACGTGGTGCGGGCCGGCGCTCGCGGTTATGTCACCAAGTCGATCTCGGCCGATGAACTGGTCGACGCGATCATCCGGGTGAGCGAAGGCGATGCCGTGTTCTCGCCCCGGCTCGCCGGCTTCGTGCTCGACGCGTTCGCCGGTGGGCCCCCGGCCGCCGAGGTCGAGGACGCCGACAACGACCTCGACGCCCTCACCACCCGCGAGAAGGAGGTGCTGCGGCATCTTGCTCGTGGCTACACCTACAAGGAGATCGCCCAGCAGCTGACGATCTCGGTGAAGACGGTCGAGACCCACGCGTCGGCGGTGTTGCGCAAGCTGCAGCTCTCGAATCGCCACGAACTCAGTCACTGGGCGGCGGCGCGTCGGATCTGGTGA
- a CDS encoding PspC domain-containing protein, producing the protein MTEATATPSRNLPNRSTNDRVVAGVCAGLARAVGVDPPVVRIAAIVLGITGTGALLYLFAWAVLPSGPTPEPGGSDTPELRRGIGLTLIVLGVVLTQNALGLGLPGQVVWPVVVVGIGVGVVVWQVQPQLEATRSEAVRIGAGILVVGAGITALIAGNLSFEVIRSSILATSLVLGGAALIIGPWIAVLMRDRAEERRRRLHADARADMAAHLHDSVLQTFALIQRTDDPKVIAHLARQQERELRRWLYADSDDPAATTLKNSVDRIAGIVEDRFDVAVEQVVVGDIALDSTLEALMAAMGEAATNAAKWSGCDQVSVYAEVEDDGVRVFVRDTGAGFDPAAVAEDRLGVRESIVGRMERVGGTVDIRSARGEGTEVELFAPLVGAARRDTV; encoded by the coding sequence GTGACCGAGGCGACCGCCACTCCCAGCCGCAACCTGCCGAACCGGTCGACCAACGACCGGGTCGTCGCCGGTGTGTGTGCGGGCCTGGCCCGAGCGGTCGGGGTCGACCCGCCCGTGGTGCGGATCGCCGCCATCGTCCTCGGCATCACCGGCACCGGCGCCCTGCTGTACCTGTTCGCCTGGGCGGTTCTCCCGTCGGGACCCACGCCGGAGCCGGGTGGGAGCGACACCCCGGAACTCCGGCGCGGCATCGGGCTGACCCTCATCGTCCTGGGTGTCGTCCTCACCCAGAACGCGCTCGGGCTCGGGCTTCCCGGTCAGGTCGTGTGGCCGGTCGTCGTCGTCGGCATCGGTGTCGGTGTCGTCGTGTGGCAGGTGCAGCCGCAGCTCGAAGCCACCCGGTCCGAGGCCGTCCGCATCGGCGCCGGAATCCTGGTCGTCGGCGCCGGGATCACCGCCCTCATCGCCGGCAACCTCTCCTTCGAGGTCATCCGCAGCAGCATCCTCGCGACCTCGCTGGTGCTCGGCGGGGCGGCGCTCATCATCGGACCGTGGATCGCGGTCCTCATGCGAGACCGGGCCGAGGAGCGCCGGCGCCGGCTCCACGCCGACGCGAGAGCCGACATGGCCGCCCATCTGCACGACTCGGTCCTGCAGACCTTCGCGCTCATCCAGCGAACCGACGATCCCAAGGTGATCGCCCACCTGGCCCGTCAACAAGAGCGCGAGCTGCGTCGTTGGCTCTATGCCGACTCCGACGATCCGGCGGCGACCACGCTCAAGAACTCGGTCGACCGGATCGCCGGCATCGTCGAGGATCGGTTCGACGTCGCGGTCGAGCAGGTCGTCGTGGGCGACATCGCCCTCGACAGCACGCTCGAGGCGCTCATGGCCGCGATGGGCGAGGCGGCCACCAACGCGGCCAAGTGGTCGGGCTGCGACCAGGTGTCGGTCTACGCGGAAGTCGAGGACGACGGGGTGCGCGTGTTCGTGCGCGACACCGGCGCCGGGTTCGACCCCGCCGCGGTGGCCGAGGACCGCCTGGGCGTGCGCGAATCGATCGTCGGCCGCATGGAGCGCGTCGGGGGAACCGTCGACATCCGGTCGGCTCGCGGGGAAGGCACCGAAGTCGAGCTCTTCGCCCCGCTCGTGGGTGCCGCACGTAGGGATACGGTCTGA
- the nhaA gene encoding Na+/H+ antiporter NhaA: MSSTAPSPTATVDQPTNRNARLALREFLKLESAGGVCLLVATVTALVLANSPLGHTIAEFWHHHAVVMVGPVEIDESLVHWINDGAMAIFFLVAGLEIKRELVVGELRDIRRAALPAIAALGGMIMPAVIYVMINAGGDGAGGWGIPLATDIAFAVALLGVVGRRLPSGLKVFLLSLAIADDIGAVLVIAIFYSSSISFTWLGIVGGLLALVILMKRADIWFVPAYVIVGIGLWVAMLESGVHATLAGVILGLMAPAVARKPDPTLVAVEPSTPLGVLHEVLTDARETIPVTDRLLHTLHPWTAFVILPIFALANGGVELSASGLADAATSPITLGVIGGLVAGKCIGIVVATRLAVGFGIGSLPEGVNWRMITGVALLGGIGFTVSLFITGLAFEDPHLQDAAKIGVLTASVLAALAGSHVLKREAAALRD; encoded by the coding sequence ATGTCATCCACCGCACCATCGCCGACGGCAACCGTCGACCAGCCCACCAACCGAAACGCACGACTCGCCCTCCGCGAGTTCCTCAAGCTCGAGAGCGCCGGGGGCGTGTGCCTCCTCGTCGCGACCGTGACGGCGTTGGTGCTCGCCAACTCGCCCCTCGGCCACACCATCGCCGAGTTCTGGCACCACCACGCCGTGGTCATGGTCGGGCCGGTCGAGATCGACGAGTCGCTCGTCCACTGGATCAACGACGGCGCCATGGCGATCTTCTTCCTGGTGGCCGGCCTCGAGATCAAGCGTGAACTGGTCGTCGGCGAGCTCCGCGACATCCGTCGCGCCGCACTCCCGGCCATCGCCGCTCTCGGCGGCATGATCATGCCGGCGGTGATCTACGTGATGATCAACGCCGGCGGTGACGGCGCCGGCGGTTGGGGCATCCCCCTCGCGACCGACATCGCGTTCGCGGTCGCATTGCTCGGCGTCGTCGGGCGGCGTCTGCCCTCCGGCCTCAAGGTGTTCCTCCTCAGCCTCGCGATCGCCGACGACATCGGCGCAGTGCTGGTCATCGCCATCTTCTACAGCTCGTCGATCTCGTTCACATGGCTCGGCATCGTCGGTGGTCTCCTCGCCCTCGTCATCTTGATGAAGCGGGCCGACATCTGGTTCGTGCCCGCCTATGTCATCGTCGGCATCGGCCTCTGGGTGGCGATGCTGGAATCGGGCGTCCACGCGACGCTCGCCGGTGTCATCCTCGGACTCATGGCGCCGGCGGTCGCCCGCAAGCCCGACCCGACGCTCGTCGCCGTCGAGCCCAGCACCCCGCTCGGTGTGTTGCACGAAGTGCTGACCGACGCCCGAGAGACGATCCCGGTCACCGATCGCCTCCTCCACACCCTGCACCCGTGGACGGCGTTCGTCATCCTGCCGATCTTCGCCCTCGCGAACGGCGGCGTCGAGCTCTCCGCCTCCGGACTGGCCGATGCCGCGACGAGTCCGATCACGCTCGGCGTCATCGGCGGCCTGGTCGCCGGCAAGTGCATCGGCATCGTGGTCGCCACCCGCCTCGCCGTCGGCTTCGGCATCGGCTCGCTGCCCGAGGGTGTGAACTGGCGGATGATCACCGGTGTGGCGCTGCTCGGCGGCATCGGATTCACGGTGTCGTTGTTCATCACCGGGCTCGCCTTCGAAGACCCGCACCTGCAGGACGCCGCGAAGATCGGCGTGCTCACCGCCTCGGTCCTCGCCGCCCTCGCCGGTTCGCACGTCCTGAAGCGAGAGGCCGCGGCACTCCGCGACTGA